The genomic region CAGGTGACAAAGTTAATAGAGGAGAGCACGGTGGCAAAGACTGTGAAGAATGCCATTGATACGGATAAACTACTGGACTGGCTTGTGGAGAACTCTGTTCTGTCAATAGCGCTAGAAGGTCAGGAATCATCCATTTATGAGCATGGCCACAACCTTTGGTATTTAATCATGTTGGAATTATTCCCTGTTGTCGCAACAGGCAATATCGACCAGGCTCAGTATTGCGAGAGAATAAAGGGAATCATCGAGCTGCTGGGAAGTAAACTCTCCCTGGATGAACTTTCCAAAATCTGGAGGATACAGGTTAGcattagcacacacacacaatggtggtgtagcccaaaaaaaaaacggacatGTGAACCCTGTCGTGTGTTTGCTTTTCAGGCCGGCCAGTCGTCAACTGTGATCGaaaacattcacacaatcatcgcCGCCGCCGCGGTCAAGTTCAGCTTCGATCAGCTCACTCATTTGTTTGTGCTCATACAGAAGGTCGGCGACAAGTCACGTTAAGTGAAAAGTGTCATTTGGCTAAAATGTGTGTGGTGGCTCATTCAGAGCTGGGAGGTGGAGAGCGATCGCGTCAGGCAAAAGCTGCTCAGTCTGATCGGGAGGATCGGAAGGGAGGCGCGCTCTGAAACCACCACCGGCAAGGTGAGAGTTAGCTAATGCTAATTACGGTTAGCACTTGTATGGCGTTTCATGATATATGGTAGCGTTAAGCTAGCTGCTTTTCATGAGAGGAAACATTTTGgggttcaaatgttttttttgtttttttttacatgccagTTTTACCACCTTGGAGTGACATACAAACATCTTGAAGCAAGCACGctgtgcctctttttttttttttttttcccggtctCATTGTCTTGCAGTTCAATTTCAGTCAAGCTAGCAGATGTTCAAGTTGAAGTTATTCCATTCCatccttttgttttgtttccgaTTTACACCGCCGTGACAGAAAAAGTCGCACTTGTCACTTGAAGATAAATCCAGCCCGACATACCGATTGCGTGCGTTGCGTCCAGGTGCTGGAGGTGCTTTGGGAGTTGGCGCACCTCCCCACGCTGCCCACCAGTCTCGTTCAGCAGGCTCTGGAGGAGCACCTGGGGATCTTGAGCGACGCCTACGCTGTCAAGGAGACCGTCAAACGCAACTACATCATTAAATGCATCGAGGACATCAAaaaggtggggtggggggcgagCAGCCCCGTACTCGTCCCTCCTCGTTTATTTGCTCCTTGAGCATTGGCttttattgtatattttttttatggttcTAAAGTTGAGGGGGCTCAAGGTTCAGCGGGTTCGTTTTTAAAGCAAGCGTTGCGTTTCATCACTTGCTTGCGAACGCTTTTGTGTGAAGCTGCCACGTCCCCGTTAACTGCACTTCGGTTCTTTGTGGAGTGATTTGTGAGAAACACAAGTTGACACacgattgttatttttttaaacaaattgcATTCTTGGAATTTTCTGAAGATCAAGACAAGATTATGAACAGAAAAGCAATCATTGGACGACATTTCTTTAAGTAAAATGAACTACTCATTTTTGCGTAAGTTTGCACCCCCTAAGCAGCACTGGAATTCGGGTGTCATTTTTGTCCCAGATCGCGCAGATGTTATTGTGTCAAATGAAAATATGTGCTGTCCAGACTCAAGGGGACCCAAAAGGCAGCGACACTCAAAGTTCATTTCTCTCCGGCTCTTGGGGAAAGCGGAAATCTCTGTTGGTGAAAGTAAGAGAAGACGCCCGATTTTCtggtccccccccccttttttattttttattttaaatcccacCGACTTCTCTGGTCTTCAATCTCGGTGCTTCACCAAACGAGTGGGCTTTCATTGGTCGCACGTGGATAATTTCAGGTGTATGCTAATTTTGGGTTTGGGTCATCTTATAGCGGGTGTGTGGAAAGGAATCCAATCAGagccatggatttttttttttaagtgtaaaTTCCACGCTTTGTATCCATGGCGCTGATTCTCTTCCTCGCTACAAAAAATGCAAGGTCAGCGATGGCAAGGCCGTCACGGTCTTGCTTTTTTTGTCGTCTGTGCTTTTTTTATTGCTTTCGTCCGATCGTCTATCTCGTGCTTGTTCCTCTGGCAGGCTTCTCAGCCGAGCAGCCCTCAGGCAATTTGGGTGGTACCCGCCCTGCGTCAGTTGCACGAGATCACCCGCTCCTTCATCAAGCAGACCTACCAGAAGCAAGACAAGGTTACCCCCAAAAAAAGTCACAgcgataaaaatatatattttataaatcaaaatatttcaTACAACAGAGCATCATCCAGGATCTGAAGAAGAACTTTGAGATCGTCAAGCTGATCACGGGTTCCCTCGTTTGCTGCCATCGGCTCGCGGTGACCGCGGCGGGAAACGGTTGCCTGTCCGGCTCTACCATGGTGGACGGGAGATACACCTACCAGGAGGTTCGGATCTTTGTCTGGCTTCAGCATAATTCCTGCTACTGAACTTCTTGTGGACCCGCTTTCCTCTCCACTTTCAGTATCTGGATGGCCACCTGCGCTTCTTGGCCTTCTTCCTCCAGGAGGCCAGCCTCTACCTGGTGTGGAACAGGGCCAAGGAGATCTGGGAGTGCCTGGTGTCCGGCCCGGATGTTTGTGAACTGGACCGAGAGGTACCCAGACGATGCTGCAAACGCGGCGTTCGCAAACGTCTCATCTTCTTCTCATTCCCAGATGTGCTTCGAGTGGTTCACCAAAGGCCAACATGATCTGGAGAGCGACGTCCAGCAGCAGCTCTTCAAGGAGAAGATCCTGAAACTGGAGCCGTATGAGATCACCATGAACGGTCGGTCGGGCGTGCATCTCGCAATCGAGTGTCTGCTGCACCTGCTAACATCCTTACGTGTCCCTCAAGGTTTCAACCTGTTCAAGACCTTCTTTGAGAACGTCAATCTGTGCGATCATCGACTGAAACGCCAAGGAACCCAGTTGGTCTGTCTCCACTCGCGTTATTCCATAAATAAGCAAAAAGAATCGTCCTCAATGTGCTCAAACGCTTTCAGTGTGTGGAACGGCTCGACCTGGCAGGGATGGACTTTATCTGGCGTATCGCCATGGAAACCCCCGATGAAGAGATAGCCAATGAAGCCATTCAGCTCATTATTACATACAGCTACACCAACCTCAACCCCAAAATGAAGAAGGTCAGCGGCAAGAACTTAAAATCGTGTTTCCACAATCACTAACCAATTAAAATCTTCGCAGGATTCCGTATCTTTGCACAAGAAGTTCATCGCCGATTGTTATAAGCGACTCGAGGTGAGTGTTGCGCAACGGTGATGAACATCTCAAGCGCAcccctgagaactttttttatttatttttatatcagGCAGCCAGTTCTGCTTTGGGCGGCCCTACTTTGACCCACGCCGTGACTCGAGCCACCAAGATGCTGACGGCCACCGCCATGCCCACGGTGGCCACGTCTGTACAATCACCTTCCAGGTACCATCTACCATCAAGATGATTAAATCCAACCCCACGTCACAACCGTCTTTCTCCTCCAGATCCACTAAGCTGGTCATAATAGAAAGACTGCTGTTGCTGGCCGAACGCTACGTCATCACTATCGAGGTTAGAACTTCCACCTCCGCCACAAATCTGTTTCTATTCTTCTGTAAAACCACTTCACCTCTTCCTGGCAGGATATGTACTCGGTTCCTCGCACCATACTACCTCACGGGGCTTCGTTCAACGGACACCCCGTCACTCTTCACATCACTTATGAGTCTACCAAAGACACGTTCACCTTAGAGGTTCTGCACCCTAAATAACCCTTTATTGATTAACATCTCCAGAGGAAATCTCAATTCCTTCTCTCTTCTTTGCAGACGCACAGTAATGAAACGATAGCAAGCATCCGGTGGAAGATATCCGAGCACTTGAGCTGTCCGGTGGATAATGTCCAGATCTTTGCCAATGATAGTGTGGTAGGTGTTGCTAAAAATAGGAGCTCtgtgttcctctttttttttttttaatactattcTTATGTCACTCCCTCATTAAAGTATTGTGCTCCTCTCCCGGTCATGTGTTTCCCCTGAAGTCAATTGTAGCTAATCCATCTGGCGTGTAGCGAGTGGCAAGGGAAACACCACCTTAAGCAACATCccgatttttctttctttcgttcTCTCATTCGATCCCTTCCGCTTTCCCCTTTCACCTGGTGTTAGTTGACCATGAACCGGGACCAGAAACTGCTGTCCCAGCTCGGCTTTAGCGACGAGCAGAGCTTGACGGTGAAGAGCTCGGGCACGGGCACGCCTTCGGGAAGCTCCGAGTCGTCCGCCTCGGCCTCCAGCGGTTCCAGCTCGGCCGTCTTCAACTCCGCCTACGCTCTGGAGCAGGTAGAGCGGTAACGCGTCCATTTTTTACGCTTTGGTTTGGTTCCAACGTGTGTTATTGTCGTCTTACTAGGAGAAGTCCCTACCTGGCGTTGTTATGGCGCTGGTGTGCAGTGTGTTTGAGATGCTTTACCAGCTGGCTAACTTGGATGAAACAAGGTAGAAAACGCTAAATAGAAATCATTCAAGTTAAATTGAATTACAGAATTAATTATtgagtgtgtttttcttttctcccaggATCACTCTCCGTGTAAGAAAGCTGCTCCTCCTGATCCCAACAGATCCCGAGGTGCAGGACGCTCTCGACAACTTTGTCCCCAAAGAATCCAGCGTATGGAGCCATCAGGTAAAGGCCacgctttgttatatatgtttttaaatTTCCCAAACATAAATGACAAAACGGTTGGAACGTGAAACCATTTTTGTTGTAGTACCAAGACTGACCTTTTGGAGGCAGCACTCCTACTGTGTTGTTTATTCTTCTTGTAGAAGACGTTGTTCACCCTCGGCCAGGGGACCGGCTCTCGCTCACCATCGACAGCTTCTAAAAATCAACATCAACCCAGCGCCGCGTCCATCCTGGAGTCCCTGTTCAGGTCCTCGGCCCCGGGCATGTCCACCTTTCGAGTGCTCTACAATCTGGAGGTAGGCGACgtcatgttgtgtgtgtgtgtagctcaCCAAATGAGATGCTcactttttttcattcacgCCTCAGGTGCTGAGCTCCAAACTCATGCCCACGTCTGATGATGAGATGGCGAAAACCAGCAGCAAGTCCTTCTGTGACAACTTCCTCAAAGCAGGAGGACTCAGGTATGACACATGAAGCATATTATCAAAAGAGTTAATCCTAGGAGGGGGGCGGAGTCATGATAGACTCGATTTTGTTCTTCTCCTAAATGGAGTTTCTGTTCATTTGCAGTCTGGTGGTGAATGTTATGCAAAGAGACTCCATCCCTTCAGAAGTGGACTACGAGACCCGACAAGGCGTCTACTCAATCTGTCTTCAGTTGGCCAGGTGAGGCCAAATGCATTAGAGGGCGCCAAAAATTTAGTCTTCCATGCTCACCcgccttttattttttatttaatttatttatttaattttcttcAACCACAGGTTCCTTCTGGTTGGCCAGAGCATGCCCATGGCCCtggatgatgatgtcatccgGGACGGGGATGCGCTGTCGTCCCGCCCGTTTCgcaacgccggccgcgccggccgCCAGCTCTCCCTCTGCGCCACACCGGAGAAGTCCACCTACAGACAGATGTCCCTCTCTGAGCGCTCGTCCATCAGAGTGGAGGAGATCATACCCGCTGCCCGTGTGGCTATTCAGGTGATGCGGGCTACTTACTGCTTCTCAAAATGGCCGACCCAGCACACTACACAGAACCATTTTTTTAGACCATGGAGGTGGGCGACTTCACCTCTACCGTGGCGTGTTTCATGCGACTGAcctgggcggcggcggcggggcgaCTGGATCTTGTCGGCAGCCCGCAGCCAATCAGAGAGACCCACGGCTCGCTTCTAGCTCAGGGAGTGCGCACCAGAGTCAGTAGCACAGGTGAGAAAAAGGTTGGAAAGCATCTTCTCTAGGAACATTTCTGAGTAGTCACGATACTAACGAAGTGTTGGGTGGCTTCACAGGAAGTAACTGCAGCTCCAGCAGCGAGGGAGAGACCACGCCCACCGCCCTGCACGCCGGCATTTGCGTCCGGCAGCAGAGCGTCTCTATAAAGGACGCCATCATCGCTCGCGAGGCTCTGTCGCTCCTGGTCACCTGCCTGCAGCTACGTTGTCAGCAGCTGTGTAAGAATCTCAAGTCACGCTCGTGCCATTCATCTTGAGGGCCTTCTGATGTTTTCTCTCCACAGCTTCTTTTTATAACCTGCCCTCTGTGAACGACTTCATCATTGACGTGCTGCTGGGATCTCCCAGTGGAGAGGTaaggagagatttttttttcttctcagggtTCCAAATATCTTACTGTGAGCTTCTTCATCGTTTTTCTTTCAGATCCGCCGCGTGGCCTGCGACCAGCTGTACACGCTTAGCCAGTCAGACACGTCCGGCTTTGCCGACGTGCAGAAGCCCAACTTGTTCCTGCTCTCGGTCATCCTCACCGCTCAGCTGCCACTGTGGAGTCCCACGTCGGTGATGAGGGGAGTCAACCAGAGGTAAATCCTAGAAGAAGTCCAAATAAGATCGGAAAGGGAGGAACATGGCGCTCATGTCGTTGCTTGGATTGCAGATTGCTGTCGCAGTGCACGGAATACTTTGACCTGCGATGTCAGCTCCTGGATGATCTAACAAGTGAGCGTTAAGTTGAGCTCCACTCGAGTGCTCCGATTCCTTATCAACTTTTCCGTTTACCTTTTAGCTTCGGAGATGGAGGCGTCGCACGTCATCACCGCCACCATGCTGGAGGACGAAATCTCTTGGCTGGACAATTTTGAGCCCAGCTGGAGCTCAGAGATGGAGACCAGCGAGGCGGACAACATCCTCCTGGCGGGACACCTGCGGCTCATCAAGACCTTGCTCTCACTTTGCGGCAAAGAGAAGGAGCATCTCGGTATGTAGTAGCGGAcagaagtattgggacaccgAGTTGAAAAGCTCGTCGACACTGATCCTTAAATTTTTTACACAGGCCCGTCGCTGATCCAGCAGCTGTTGGATGACTTCCTGTTCCGAGCGTCACGCATCATTATCAACACCTCCAATTCCACCGCCTCCCCGGCCCCCAGCCACGATTTCCATCCAAAGTATAATAATCGCTCAAGATTATTTTTCAAGacagaaaataaaatgattttttttttcggacTACCTGATCCAGGTGCAGCACGGCCAGCAGCCGTCTGGCGGCCTACGAGGTCCTGGTGATGCTGGCCGACAGCTCCCTCTCCAACCTGCGACTGATCACCAGCGAGTTGCTCTCCATGCACCACCAGTCCGACCCGTCGCTCTGTAAAGAGTTTGATGTAAGGCGAGATATTCCACCCGAGCTCTGACGTTCAATTTTCTTATCTCGTTTTTTTTGTCAGTATCTTCCTCCTGTAGAGAGCCGCTCCGTTTCGGGTTTTGTGGGTCTGAAGAACGGCGGAGCCACGTGTTATATGAATGCCGTTTTCCAGCAGCTTTACATGCAGCCGGGTCTACCAGAGGTACCCtcggcattattattatttttttttttgttatatattatatatattttttttgttatttattatataaatattatgtttttttatttttagaatttttatataatttttaatctatatataaatatatatttaattttttattattattttattttacatgctGTTTACATAAATTATCGCTTCTCAAGGCGTTCCTGTCGATCGAGGACGACACAGACCAGCCGGATGAGAGCGTCTTCTACCAGGTTCAGTCTTTGTTTGGTCACCTGATGGAGAGCAAACTGCAGTACTACGTCCCGGAGAACTTCTGGAAGGTATTAgaagatttgataaaaataaaaatgaaggacTTAAAAATATGGGCTCCATTTTAAGATCTTCAAGATGTGGAACAAAGAGTTGTACGTGCGAGAGCAGCAGGACGCGTATGAGTTCTTCACCAGCCTGGTGGACCAGCTTGACGAACATCTCAAGGTATGATATTCTTCCAATATAATCTTACCGTGCACTAAATCCAACTTTTTCCCCTCTTCTGCCAGAAAATGGGCCGAGAGCAAATCTTCAAAAACACCTTTCAGGGCATCTACTCCGACCAAAAAATCTGCAAAGACTGCCCTCATCGGTGAGTCTGTGGCCACTACATTAGGTATTGTATCTTTCATCGAACCTGACAACTAAATGGAAACTGAATTGCAGGTACGAGCGGGAAGAGACCTTCATGGCGCTGAACCTCGGCGTGACCTCTTGTCAGAGTCTGGAGATCTCCCTGGACCAGTTTGTCCGAGGGGAGGTTCTGGAAGGCAGCAACGCTTACTACTGCGAGAAATGCAAGGAAAAGGCATGTAAAGCTTCtcgtcttttttatttatttttttgatgaCCAGCGTTCCTAAAAGGTTTCTTGTATTCCACAGAGGACCACTGTGAAGAGGACGTGCATCAAATCGCTCCCCAGCGTTCTCTGCATCCATCTCATGCGCTTCGGCTTCGACTGGGAAAGCGGACGCTCCATCAAATACGACGAACAGATTCGGGTGCGTACGGAAGGAAGGTGTTATCCATCCATGTCGAGACCGACGAGACGTCAACTCGTGTTTTGCAGTTCCCCTGGGTGCTGAACATGGAGCCGTACACCGTGTCGGGGATGGCGCGCCAAGACTGCAGCGGCGAGGGCGGCGAGGGCCGAGGCGACGGCACGTCTGGCGGCTCGCCCAGGAAAAAGGTCACCATCTCGGAGAACTACGAGCTGGTGGGCGTAGTGGTCCACAGCGGCCAGGCTCACGCCGGCCATTACTACTCCTTCATCAAAGATAGACGGTAAGTTGTGTACAATTTAGTATTTGTCCGCGTTGATCATATTTTTGTCCACCGGGTGCGCAGCGGCAGCTCGCGAGGACGTTGGTACAAGTTCAACGACAACGTGGTGGAGGAGTTTGACATGAACGACGAAACTCTGGAGTACGAGTGCTTCGGAGGAGAATACCGGCCCAAAGTTTACGATCAGTGTGAGCATCACGTGCAAACTGTTTGGAGCTCCATTAAGAGCAACGTTTtgattcctgtgtgtgtgtgtttgcagccaATCCTTACCCGGATGTGAGGAGAAGATACTGGAATGCCTACATGTTGTTTTATCAGAAAATCAGCGATCAAAACTCGCCCGTCCTGCCCAAAAAAAGCCGGGTCAGCATCATGAGGCAGGAAGCAGAGGACCTCACACTGTGAGCGATGGACACTTTTTATTATTAAGTCAGCAAAGGTGGCAAAATTAATgaatgaaggtttttttttttaggtccgcTCCCTCCTCGCCCGACGTCTCACCGCAGTcgtccccccgcccccccagggCCAACAACGATCGCCTCACCCTACTCACCCGCCTGGTCCGCAAGGGTGAGAAGAAAGGCCTGTTTGTGGAGAAGATGCCCACCAGCATCTACCAGGTGGGCGTCGAGCTTCCCGCGTCCTGATTGCGTCACCGCCTTGACCTCCCGGTTGTCTTTGTGACCCCGAGTAGATGGTGAGGGACGAGAATCTCAAGTTCATGCGGAACAGAGACGTCTACAACAGCGACTACTTCAACTTCACGCTCTCGCTGGCCTCCGTCAACgcggtgagttttttttttttcaggtgcaGACAACTCCGTAATTATTGAAGACAAAAttaaatcttgttttttttgcagactAAACTGAAGCACCCAGACTACCAGGCCATGGCCAAAGAAAGTCTCCAGCTGGCCGTCCATTTCCTCTTCCATACCTACCTGCACACCAAAAAGAAGCTCCGGTATGAATAAAGACGAGTACCAACATGAGCAGTTGCATTTATGTCACCATGTCTTCTTCACTCGAGCAGCGTGGACACCGAGGAGTGGATGGCCACCGTGGAGGTGTTGCTGTCCAAAAGCAGCGCGGCTTGCCAGTGGATGATTCAGTACCTGGTTGGATCAGAGGGACGGGAAATGACCAGGTGGGAATTATCAGGCGCCCTCTAGCGGCCTTTACTGTAAAGACAGCTTGAGtgaaaagaacaacaacaaaactctGAGGACACTTTCTGTTCTGCTCATCACCtctaatgatgataatgataataacgATGATGTTCTTCTTGCTGTAGGATTTGTCTTCTGGAATGCGGCATGAGGGAAGTACGGGTGGTGGTGGCGTCCATCCTGGAGAAGACCCTGGAGAGCGCGCTGCACTTTGCCGACCCAGGTCTGGACGGGCTGACGGACGCCCTGCTCTCGCTGCTGGACAAGGACGTCCCCGAGAACGTGAAGAACTGCGCGCAGTACTTCAGCCTCTTCAGTAacttctctcagaaggtaacgACGGCAATTTCACACGTCGTGGTTTCCatacaattgaattttttttttttccactcaggGTTGTGAAGCTTGTCAACTTTTGTTGAAGCACTCGGCCTATCGCCGGATGCTCCTTTTCCTTTTGGGACCCAATCGCCAAAACAATCAGGTAGACTTTTAATCACAAGCAGGTGCGATCACCATCTTGCTTCGTCTTTCCAACAAGTTCTCCTCTGGTTCTCTGTAGAACCGGCGGTGGAGTCCAGCACAGGCT from Syngnathus scovelli strain Florida chromosome 10, RoL_Ssco_1.2, whole genome shotgun sequence harbors:
- the usp24 gene encoding ubiquitin carboxyl-terminal hydrolase 24 isoform X1, which produces METEEEQHITTLLCMGFPDPDVIRKALRLAKNDINEAVALLTNESPGLGYGYEPMESGPAPALSTSGDGETGGRTGTGGFDPPPAYHDVVDGERSNDENGNCSGSSSSMEFPTTNLYELESRVFTDHWSIPYKREESLGKCLIASTCLARHGLADADENCKRFVERCMPEAFKKLLTSSAVHKWGTEIHEGIYNMLMLLVELVAERVKQDPVPVNLMGVLAMAFNPDNEYHFKNRMKACQRNWAEVFGDEANMFAVSPSNSYQKEPHGWLVDLVNQFGELGGFTAIQTKLNVEEIEIACVSALVQPLGVCAEYLNSSLVQPMLDPVIHKMITYVQNLEEKDLKDKRLVSIPDLLSAIKLLCMKFQREMVTVVDDLRLDTLLRMLKTPHFSTKMNSLKEVTKLIEESTVAKTVKNAIDTDKLLDWLVENSVLSIALEGNIDQAQYCERIKGIIELLGSKLSLDELSKIWRIQAGQSSTVIENIHTIIAAAAVKFSFDQLTHLFVLIQKSWEVESDRVRQKLLSLIGRIGREARSETTTGKVLEVLWELAHLPTLPTSLVQQALEEHLGILSDAYAVKETVKRNYIIKCIEDIKKTQGDPKGSDTQSSFLSGSWGKRKSLLVKASQPSSPQAIWVVPALRQLHEITRSFIKQTYQKQDKSIIQDLKKNFEIVKLITGSLVCCHRLAVTAAGNGCLSGSTMVDGRYTYQEYLDGHLRFLAFFLQEASLYLVWNRAKEIWECLVSGPDVCELDREMCFEWFTKGQHDLESDVQQQLFKEKILKLEPYEITMNGFNLFKTFFENVNLCDHRLKRQGTQLCVERLDLAGMDFIWRIAMETPDEEIANEAIQLIITYSYTNLNPKMKKDSVSLHKKFIADCYKRLEAASSALGGPTLTHAVTRATKMLTATAMPTVATSVQSPSRSTKLVIIERLLLLAERYVITIEDMYSVPRTILPHGASFNGHPVTLHITYESTKDTFTLETHSNETIASIRWKISEHLSCPVDNVQIFANDSVLTMNRDQKLLSQLGFSDEQSLTVKSSGTGTPSGSSESSASASSGSSSAVFNSAYALEQEKSLPGVVMALVCSVFEMLYQLANLDETRITLRVRKLLLLIPTDPEVQDALDNFVPKESSVWSHQKTLFTLGQGTGSRSPSTASKNQHQPSAASILESLFRSSAPGMSTFRVLYNLEVLSSKLMPTSDDEMAKTSSKSFCDNFLKAGGLSLVVNVMQRDSIPSEVDYETRQGVYSICLQLARFLLVGQSMPMALDDDVIRDGDALSSRPFRNAGRAGRQLSLCATPEKSTYRQMSLSERSSIRVEEIIPAARVAIQTMEVGDFTSTVACFMRLTWAAAAGRLDLVGSPQPIRETHGSLLAQGVRTRVSSTGSNCSSSSEGETTPTALHAGICVRQQSVSIKDAIIAREALSLLVTCLQLRCQQLSSFYNLPSVNDFIIDVLLGSPSGEIRRVACDQLYTLSQSDTSGFADVQKPNLFLLSVILTAQLPLWSPTSVMRGVNQRLLSQCTEYFDLRCQLLDDLTTSEMEASHVITATMLEDEISWLDNFEPSWSSEMETSEADNILLAGHLRLIKTLLSLCGKEKEHLGPSLIQQLLDDFLFRASRIIINTSNSTASPAPSHDFHPKCSTASSRLAAYEVLVMLADSSLSNLRLITSELLSMHHQSDPSLCKEFDYLPPVESRSVSGFVGLKNGGATCYMNAVFQQLYMQPGLPEAFLSIEDDTDQPDESVFYQVQSLFGHLMESKLQYYVPENFWKIFKMWNKELYVREQQDAYEFFTSLVDQLDEHLKKMGREQIFKNTFQGIYSDQKICKDCPHRYEREETFMALNLGVTSCQSLEISLDQFVRGEVLEGSNAYYCEKCKEKRTTVKRTCIKSLPSVLCIHLMRFGFDWESGRSIKYDEQIRFPWVLNMEPYTVSGMARQDCSGEGGEGRGDGTSGGSPRKKVTISENYELVGVVVHSGQAHAGHYYSFIKDRRGSSRGRWYKFNDNVVEEFDMNDETLEYECFGGEYRPKVYDQSNPYPDVRRRYWNAYMLFYQKISDQNSPVLPKKSRVSIMRQEAEDLTLSAPSSPDVSPQSSPRPPRANNDRLTLLTRLVRKGEKKGLFVEKMPTSIYQMVRDENLKFMRNRDVYNSDYFNFTLSLASVNATKLKHPDYQAMAKESLQLAVHFLFHTYLHTKKKLRVDTEEWMATVEVLLSKSSAACQWMIQYLVGSEGREMTRICLLECGMREVRVVVASILEKTLESALHFADPGLDGLTDALLSLLDKDVPENVKNCAQYFSLFSNFSQKGCEACQLLLKHSAYRRMLLFLLGPNRQNNQNRRWSPAQAREFLHLHSTLSLITMHSDLDSQRTHAPEGFCLRVGSIPSSTSLLPLHPDILANIFTPEGQPYLLEVMFAMRELSGPLTSLISMVTYCSYCNEPFSLGVLQLLKTQLETAPPHELKNIFHMLQELLVVEDPLQSQRLKYAFESEKGLLALMHQSNNVDSRRCYQCVKFLVTLAQKCVPAKDYFKDLSGHWSWAVQWLQKKMTEHYWTPQSNVSNETSTNKSFQRTISAQDTLAYATALLNEKEQSGSSNGSDGSPANENAERSLRQGSESPMMLGDSKSDLEDVDP